A single genomic interval of Hevea brasiliensis isolate MT/VB/25A 57/8 chromosome 4, ASM3005281v1, whole genome shotgun sequence harbors:
- the LOC110664847 gene encoding uncharacterized protein LOC110664847 isoform X2 gives MEQLVNFIIRPPRAEYNPKHDLLDQEFMLKRKWYQRKDLEIKNSQGDTLQCSHYLPIVSPGGKPLPCVIYCHGNSGCRADASEAAIILLPSNITVFTLDFSGSGISGGEHVTLGWNEKDDLRAVVDYLRQDGNVSLIGLWGRSMGAVTSLMYGAEDPSIAGIVLDSPFSDLVDLMMELVDTYKFRFPKFTVKFAIQYMRKAVQKRAKFDIMDLNTIKVAKACFVPALFGHAIDDDFIQPHHSDRIFEAYVGDKNIIKFEGDHNSPRPQFYFDSINIFFHNVLRPPEDEVGGTYFDTMHDYCGKGSGSTVQVGNNLEFSVASKEPSTSNGKDFHALEQVCPKRPMSRTEVPSDIPSECNQSEVEGGEIDDDHLPSSSKMISFELSNGHPYGPHVPTTMDDDQYVEYQLDDLAGFPCDVEEEERMFMEAVIASLKDLEMRYPNAEEQQANVNPTSVESSQKHYVDASSIAEHCDSLKTVEQHEPSKIGPASSPAINGENSAIEHPSPDPTVSSTGPAFDTSPSMTESRSTTTSGRSDTSGSIQSSIDTDLSSNTKATLTVERNPASHIMDGLLRRWDFSLFSNNR, from the exons ATTAAAAATAGCCAGGGAGATACTCTTCAGTGCAGTCATTACTTACCCATTGTTAGTCCTGGAGGAAAGCCACTGCCGTGCGTAATATATTGTCATGGAAACAG TGGGTGCAGGGCTGATGCGAGTGAAGCTGCTATTATACTGCTGCCTTCAAATATTACAGTTTTCACTCTTGATTTCTCAGGATCTGGAATTTCTGGAGGAGAGCATGTCACTCTGGGGTGGAATGAA AAAGATGACCTCAGGGCTGTGGTTGATTATCTGCGGCAAGATGGAAATGTCTCTTTGATTGGCTTATGGGGCCGTTCAATGGGTGCTGTCACCAG CCTGATGTATGGAGCTGAAGATCcctcaattgcaggaattgttctTGACAGtcccttttctgatttggttgaCCTGATGATGGAACTTGTGGATACATACAAATTCCGTTTCCCCAAATTCACT GTGAAGTTTGCAATACAATATATGCGAAAAGCTGTACAGAAAAGGGCAAAGTTTGACATAATGGACCTGAACACTATCAAG GTGGCAAAGGCTTGCTTTGTTCCGGCTTTATTTGGGCATGCCATTGATGATGATTTTATACAACCTCATCACTCAGATCGTATATTTGAAGCTTATGTT GGAGACAAGAATATTATCAAGTTTGAAGGAGATCACAATTCTCCACGCCCACAATTCTACTTTGATtccataaatatttttttccacAATGTTTTGCGTCCTCCAGAGGATGAGGTGGGGGGAACATATTTTGACACAATGCATGATTACTGTGGTAAG GGTAGTGGGAGCACTGTGCAAGTAGGCAATAACCTGGAATTTTCAGTTGCTTCTAAAG AACCATCAACAAGCAATGGAAAAGATTTCCATGCCCTTGAACAAGTTTGTCCCAAAAGACCAATGAGTCGAACAGAG GTTCCATCCGATATTCCATCTGAGTGCAATCAATCTGAAGTTGAG GGTGGAGAAATTGATGACGATCATTTGCCATCATCATCCAAAATGATAAGCTTTGAATTATCCAATGGTCATCCTTACGGTCCACATGTTCCAACAACGATGGATGATGATCAATATGTGGAGTATCAACTGGATGACTTGGCAGGTTTTCCATGTGATGTAGAGGAGGAAGAAAGG ATGTTCATGGAAGCAGTAATTGCATCATTAAAGGACTTGGAGATGAGATATCCTAATGCTGAAGAACAACAGGCAAATGTCAACCCCACTTCCGTTGAATCTTCACAGAAACATTACGTAGATGCATCTTCCATTGCAGAACATTGTGATTCTTTGAAGACAGTAGAGCAACATGAGCCTTCAAAGATAGGACCTGCTTCCTCTCCAGCAATCAATGGTGAAAATTCAGCAATAGAACACCCATCACCTGATCCTACTGTGTCATCCACGGGACCAGCATTTGACACCTCACCATCTATGACGGAATCAAGAAGCACAACCACCTCTGGCCGTAGTGATACTTCAGGGAGCATCCAGAGCTCAATAGATACTGACTTGTCAAGTAACACAAAAGCCACATTGACAGTAGAACGGAACCCAGCAAGCCACATTATGGATGGTTTGCTGCGCCGTTGGGATTTCAGCTTGTTCTCAAACAATCGATGA
- the LOC110664847 gene encoding uncharacterized protein LOC110664847 isoform X1, which translates to MEQLVNFIIRPPRAEYNPKHDLLDQEFMLKRKWYQRKDLEIKNSQGDTLQCSHYLPIVSPGGKPLPCVIYCHGNSGCRADASEAAIILLPSNITVFTLDFSGSGISGGEHVTLGWNEKDDLRAVVDYLRQDGNVSLIGLWGRSMGAVTSLMYGAEDPSIAGIVLDSPFSDLVDLMMELVDTYKFRFPKFTVKFAIQYMRKAVQKRAKFDIMDLNTIKVAKACFVPALFGHAIDDDFIQPHHSDRIFEAYVGDKNIIKFEGDHNSPRPQFYFDSINIFFHNVLRPPEDEVGGTYFDTMHDYCGKGSGSTVQVGNNLEFSVASKVAEPSTSNGKDFHALEQVCPKRPMSRTEVPSDIPSECNQSEVEGGEIDDDHLPSSSKMISFELSNGHPYGPHVPTTMDDDQYVEYQLDDLAGFPCDVEEEERMFMEAVIASLKDLEMRYPNAEEQQANVNPTSVESSQKHYVDASSIAEHCDSLKTVEQHEPSKIGPASSPAINGENSAIEHPSPDPTVSSTGPAFDTSPSMTESRSTTTSGRSDTSGSIQSSIDTDLSSNTKATLTVERNPASHIMDGLLRRWDFSLFSNNR; encoded by the exons ATTAAAAATAGCCAGGGAGATACTCTTCAGTGCAGTCATTACTTACCCATTGTTAGTCCTGGAGGAAAGCCACTGCCGTGCGTAATATATTGTCATGGAAACAG TGGGTGCAGGGCTGATGCGAGTGAAGCTGCTATTATACTGCTGCCTTCAAATATTACAGTTTTCACTCTTGATTTCTCAGGATCTGGAATTTCTGGAGGAGAGCATGTCACTCTGGGGTGGAATGAA AAAGATGACCTCAGGGCTGTGGTTGATTATCTGCGGCAAGATGGAAATGTCTCTTTGATTGGCTTATGGGGCCGTTCAATGGGTGCTGTCACCAG CCTGATGTATGGAGCTGAAGATCcctcaattgcaggaattgttctTGACAGtcccttttctgatttggttgaCCTGATGATGGAACTTGTGGATACATACAAATTCCGTTTCCCCAAATTCACT GTGAAGTTTGCAATACAATATATGCGAAAAGCTGTACAGAAAAGGGCAAAGTTTGACATAATGGACCTGAACACTATCAAG GTGGCAAAGGCTTGCTTTGTTCCGGCTTTATTTGGGCATGCCATTGATGATGATTTTATACAACCTCATCACTCAGATCGTATATTTGAAGCTTATGTT GGAGACAAGAATATTATCAAGTTTGAAGGAGATCACAATTCTCCACGCCCACAATTCTACTTTGATtccataaatatttttttccacAATGTTTTGCGTCCTCCAGAGGATGAGGTGGGGGGAACATATTTTGACACAATGCATGATTACTGTGGTAAG GGTAGTGGGAGCACTGTGCAAGTAGGCAATAACCTGGAATTTTCAGTTGCTTCTAAAG TTGCAGAACCATCAACAAGCAATGGAAAAGATTTCCATGCCCTTGAACAAGTTTGTCCCAAAAGACCAATGAGTCGAACAGAG GTTCCATCCGATATTCCATCTGAGTGCAATCAATCTGAAGTTGAG GGTGGAGAAATTGATGACGATCATTTGCCATCATCATCCAAAATGATAAGCTTTGAATTATCCAATGGTCATCCTTACGGTCCACATGTTCCAACAACGATGGATGATGATCAATATGTGGAGTATCAACTGGATGACTTGGCAGGTTTTCCATGTGATGTAGAGGAGGAAGAAAGG ATGTTCATGGAAGCAGTAATTGCATCATTAAAGGACTTGGAGATGAGATATCCTAATGCTGAAGAACAACAGGCAAATGTCAACCCCACTTCCGTTGAATCTTCACAGAAACATTACGTAGATGCATCTTCCATTGCAGAACATTGTGATTCTTTGAAGACAGTAGAGCAACATGAGCCTTCAAAGATAGGACCTGCTTCCTCTCCAGCAATCAATGGTGAAAATTCAGCAATAGAACACCCATCACCTGATCCTACTGTGTCATCCACGGGACCAGCATTTGACACCTCACCATCTATGACGGAATCAAGAAGCACAACCACCTCTGGCCGTAGTGATACTTCAGGGAGCATCCAGAGCTCAATAGATACTGACTTGTCAAGTAACACAAAAGCCACATTGACAGTAGAACGGAACCCAGCAAGCCACATTATGGATGGTTTGCTGCGCCGTTGGGATTTCAGCTTGTTCTCAAACAATCGATGA